The proteins below come from a single Malus sylvestris chromosome 3, drMalSylv7.2, whole genome shotgun sequence genomic window:
- the LOC126617346 gene encoding putative disease resistance protein RGA3 isoform X3, with protein sequence MADAIVSVLLERLASATFHYIEDKVENVLNVKKYVQEFTINLKAIQAVLQDAERRQVEDESVRNWLDSLKEISYQMGDVLDEWNYDILRQQVEKQEREGAAALVPEKKVRFSVSSGCFCFGQVSQVFIRHDIAARIKELNESLTLIYKQRKMYGFHIEKGTQRLERRITSSFVDVSNIFGRENEKDVLISKLSTDSSEQGRGTLIIPIVGMGGMGKTTLAQLVYNDPKVKTHFEKRIWVCVSDPFEEIKIAKAIIGNDPSSSNELDHVLQRVSEFIEGKRFLLVLDDVWTEEREKWEQLEAALIQSGAKGSRILVTTRKHEVADMMRATSHMISMGELGEQFCLLIFNHMAFYGKEVNESNKFEDISREIVKKCKGLPLAAKTLGSLMRNKRTRREWQDVLRSKIWDLEDVEQKVFQPLLLSYYDLTPTVKCCLLYCVVFPKDYEFDRDCLINLWMAQDYLNSKGNKDKGMIGQTYFDNLVARSFFQDFEKDRGSGKVVSCKMHDIVHDFLQFLTKNECLIIEGEGATNEIAALGDRVRHLTLALVPKGPLSPAISSFNCKNLRTLTTFNCEITTISSEFLLKLKCLRTLNLSGEWVYGNDFEELPEEIGQLIHLKHIDLSDNGNLKKLPDAICELYNLCTLRLFGCRSLAELPDNMRKLISLKHLYIEGCISLKYSPKGIGRLTSLQTLDKFVACCGDKEEALQFEDLRTLNLQGSLVVQVSGDVKDVNEVEKAQLWDQKKLFHLGIDCRDMHYRQTKSSVEILNVLRPHKDLEALDIVGHTGTAWPIWMASLNHLRIVTIVGWEECEFLPPLGKLPSLEILTIARMQRVRKVGGEFLGIEDQTSFKSSPSLFPKLKELRLRRMDNWEEWEGVEGWKKEESEITIMPCLSYLEIYFCPDLKTLPDFLCKVPLQNLIVNRCSRILEKRCEQGSGEEWPKISHISNIHFLSEVRTPNLMHPENRNWRTVDYISY encoded by the exons GTTGAGAAGCAAGAAAGAGAAGGTGCAGCTGCTCTTGTTCCTGAAAAGAAGGTCAGATTTTCTGTTTCCTCTGGTTGCTTTTGTTTTGGCCAAGTCAGTCAGGTCTTTATTCGTCATGACATTGCTGCTAGGATAAAAGAGCTGAATGAGAGTTTAACTTTGATTTATAAGCAAAGAAAAATGTATGGGTTTCACATAGAGAAAGGCACTCAACGACTTGAACGACGGATAACTTCGTCTTTCGTCGATGTATCTAACATCTTTGGACGAGAAAACGAAAAAGATGTTTTGATATCAAAGTTGTCGACTGATAGTAGTGAACAAGGGAGGGGAACCCTTATCATCCCTATTGTAGGGATGGGGGGAATGGGCAAAACAACTTTGGCACAACTAGTATATAATGATCCCAAAGTTAAAACCCATTTTGAAAAAAGAATATGGGTTTGTGTGTCAGATCCTTTTGAGGAGATTAAGATTGCCAAAGCTATTATTGGTAATGACCCCTCAAGTTCAAATGAGTTGGACCATGTCTTGCAACGCGTGTCTGAATTCATTGAGGGCAAAAGGTTTCTCCTTGTTCTTGATGATGTATGGACCGAAGAGCGTGAAAAGTGGGAGCAATTAGAGGCAGCATTGATTCAAAGCGGTGCTAAAGGCAGTAGAATACTGGTGACAACAAGAAAACATGAGGTTGCTGATATGATGAGAGCAACAAGTCACATGATCAGTATGGGAGAATTGGGTGaacaattttgtttgttaatcttCAATCACATGGCCTTTTATGGTAAGGAAGTCAACGAGTCCAATAAGTTTGAAGATATTAGTCGTGAAATTGTAAAGAAGTGTAAGGGTTTGCCTCTTGCTGCAAAGACTTTAGGTAGTCTGATGCGCAACAAGAGAACACGGAGAGAATGGCAAGATGTTTTGAGAAGTAAAATATGGGATCTAGAAGATGTCGAGCAAAAAGTTTTCCAACCACTGTTACTAAGTTATTATGATTTGACCCCAACAGTTAAATGTTGCCTATTATATTGTGTTGTTTTTCCTAAAGATTATGAGTTTGACAGAGATTGTTTGATTAATCTCTGGATGGCACAAGATTACCTTAATTCGAAAGGGAATAAAGATAAGGGAATGATTGGTCAAACATATTTTGATAACTTGGTAGCACGTTCTTTTTTCCAAGATTTTGAGAAAGATCGTGGCAGTGGTAAAGTTGTAAGTTGCAAAATGCATGATATTGTGCATGACTTTCTACAATTTCTCACCAAGAATGAATGCTTGATTATTGAGGGTGAGGGTGCTACCAATGAAATAGCAGCATTGGGTGATAGGGTTCGCCATTTGACCTTAGCTTTAGTACCCAAGGGTCCACTTTCACCAGCTATCTCATCTTTCAATTGCAAAAATCTACGCACACTCACAACTTTTAATTGTGAAATAACTACAATAAGCTCAGAGTTTcttttgaaattgaaatgtcTTAGGACATTAAATTTGAGTGGTGAGTGGGTGTATGGTAATGACTTCGAAGAACTTCCAGAGGAGATTGGACAATTGATACATTTGAAGCATATTGATTTGTCTGATAATGGTAATTTGAAGAAATTACCAGATGCTATTTGTGAATTATACAATTTGTGTACCTTGCGCCTTTTTGGGTGCCGCTCACTTGCGGAACTACCTGATAACATGAGAAAATTGATTAGCTTAAAACATCTTTATATTGAAGGATGTATTTCTCTCAAGTACTCACCAAAAGGGATTGGGAGGTTAACAAGTTTGCAGACACTGGATAAGTTTGTTGCGTGTTGCGGTGACAAGGAAGAAGCATTACAATTTGAAGATCTGAGAACCTTGAACCTTCAGGGTAGTCTCGTCGTACAGGTTTCTGGGGATGTAAAAGATGTGAATGAGGTTGAGAAAGCTCAATTGTGGGATCAAAAGAAACTTTTTCATCTCGGAATAGATTGTAGAGATATGCACTACAGGCAGACAAAAAGCAgtgtagaaatattgaatgtCTTACGACCGCACAAAGATTTGGAAGCTCTGGACATTGTTGGGCATACTGGGACCGCCTGGCCAATTTGGATGGCATCGTTAAACCACTTGAGAATCGTTACCATTGTAGGGTGGGAAGAGTGTGAATTTTTGCCTCCTCTTGGGAAACTTCCGTCCCTTGAAATACTGACCATAGCTAGGATGCAGAGAGTGAGAAAGGTTGGTGGTGAATTTTTGGGAATAGAAGATCAAACATCATTCAAATCATCGCCATCATTATTCCCAAAACTGAAAGAACTCCGCCTTCGCAGAATGGATAACTGGGAAGAGTGGGAAGGCGTGGAAGGGTGGAAGAAAGAAGAATCTGAAATTAcaatcatgccatgcctttCTTACTTAGAAATTTATTTCTGCCCTGATTTAAAGACACTGCCAGACTTCCTTTGCAAAGTACCACTACAAAATCTTATCGTCAACAGATGCTCGAGAATCCTTGAAAAGCGTTGCGAACAAGGCAGTGGAGAGGAATGGCCCAAGATTTCTCATATCTCAAACATCCATTTTCTATCCGAAGTGAGGACTCCAAATCTAATGCATCCTGAAAATAGAAATTGGCGGACAGTGGATTATATTTCATA TTGA
- the LOC126617349 gene encoding internal alternative NAD(P)H-ubiquinone oxidoreductase A2, mitochondrial-like translates to MSWFRSLIQVSATTARSSARPRISDPFSYTLLSRFSSEPARPSPIHETPAPTPTPQPPTFYSGLGPTMPGDKPRVVVLGSGWAGCRLMKGLDTEQYDIVCVSPRNHMVFTPLLASTCVGTLEFRSVAEPIARIQPAISRETGSYFFLSNCIGLDPDKHVVKCETVTDGAEPLKPWKFEIAYDKLVIALGAMPTTFGIQGVHEHAIFLREVSHAQEIRRKLLLNLMLSDVPGVSEEEKSRLLHCVVVGGGPTGVEFSGELSDFIQRDVQERYAHVKNYIHVTLIEANEILSSFDDRLRHYATKQLTKSGVRLVRGIVKDVKDKKIILNDGTEVPYGLLVWSTGVGPSPLVNSLPLTKSPGGRIGVDEWLRVPDVQDVYSIGDCSGFVESTGKPTLPALAQVAERQGKYLANLLNKIGKAGGGRANAAREYKYEEPFVYKHLGSMATLGRYKALVDLRQSKAGKGVSMAGFFSWFVWRSAYLTRVISWRNRFYVAINWLTTFVFGRDISRI, encoded by the exons ATGTCTTGGTTCAGGAGCCTCATCCAAGTCTCAGCCACCACCGCCAGATCATCGGCCCGACCCAGAATTTCCGACCCGTTTTCCTACACTCTGCTCTCCCGCTTCAGCTCTGAGCCGGCTCGACCGAGTCCGATCCATGAGACTCCGGCTCCGACTCCGACCCCTCAACCGCCGACCTTTTACTCGGGTCTGGGCCCCACGATGCCCGGCGACAAGCCGAGGGTGGTGGTCCTGGGTTCGGGCTGGGCGGGGTGCCGGCTTATGAAAGGATTGGACACCGAGCAATACGACATCGTCTGCGTGTCGCCGAGGAACCACATGGTGTTCACGCCGCTGCTGGCGTCCACCTGCGTCGGAACTCTGGAGTTCCGGTCCGTAGCCGAGCCCATTGCGAGGATCCAACCCGCTATTTCGAGAGAAACCGGGTCGTATTTCTTCCTCTCCAATTGTATCGGCCTCGATCCTGATAAGCATGTG GTGAAATGCGAGACGGTAACTGATGGAGCTGAACCCTTGAAGCCATGGAAGTTTGAAATTGCGTATGACAAATTGGTAATTGCTTTGGGAGCAATGCCAACCACTTTTGGCATACAAGGTGTACATGAACATGCAATTTTTCTTCGTGAAGTCTCTCATGCCCAGGAAATCCGTAGGAAGCTGCTTCTAAACTTGATGTTGTCGGATGTGCCTG GTGTTTCAGAGGAAGAGAAAAGCAGACTCCTACACTGTGTTGTTGTCGGAGGTGGTCCCACGGGAGTTGAGTTCAGCGGTGAACTTAGTGACTTTATTCAGAGAGATGTTCAGGAACGATATGCTCATgtgaaaaattatattcatGTTACCTTAATTGAG GCAAATGAGATATTATCATCATTTGATGATCGGCTGAGGCACTATGCTACGAAACAACTGACGAAG TCAGGAGTTCGTCTTGTCCGTGGGATCGTTAAGGATGTCAAGGATAAGAAAATAATTCTTAATGATGGCACAGAGGTTCCTTATGGTCTTTTGGTATGGTCTACCGGTGTTGGTCCATCACCTTTGGTGAACTCATTGCCGCTTACAAAGTCTCCTGGTGGAAG GATTGGTGTTGACGAGTGGCTGCGTGTTCCTGACGTGCAGGATGTGTATTCAATTGGAGACTGTAGCGGTTTTGTTGAAAGTACCGGAAAACCAACTCTTCCTGCCTTGGCCCAG GTTGCAGAGAGGCAAGGAAAGTATTTGGCCAATTTACTGAACAAAATTGGCAAAGCTGGTGGAGGACGTGCCAACGCCGCAAGAGAGTATAAATACGAGGAACCATTTGTGTACAAGCATTTAGGAAGCATGGCGACTCTGGGGAGATACAAGGCTCTTGTGGACCTCAGACAGAGCAAG GCGGGAAAAGGCGTATCTATGGCTGGGTTCTTCAGTTGGTTTGTTTGGCGCTCGGCATATTTAACCCGAGTCATAAGCTGGAGGAACAGATTCTATGTGGCGATCAATTGGCTTACAACATTCGTGTTTGGGCGCGATATAAGCAGAATCTAG
- the LOC126617351 gene encoding selT-like protein, with protein MDRAQLVLLGLPLFLFCTDLLNLFTPPPPPPHKPPHHHHPHLQHQHQHQPPPVAKETLEFPSQKPSAFGAIGVGSTVKISFCTSCSYKGNAVTMTKMLEASFPGIHVELSNYPPPLPKRLVSKLVPVAQVGVFGIIMAGEQIFPMLGITTPPAWYYSLRANRFGTIASTWLLGNALQSFLQGTGAFEVYLNDELVFSKLKEGRFPGEIELRDAIASKLGSSRITDSALWS; from the exons ATGGATCGAGCACAGCTTGTTCTGCTAGGGCTTCCGCTCTTCCTCTTCTGCACGGACCTCCTAAACCTCTTCACTCCGCCCCCTCCTCCGCCCCACAAGCctccccaccaccaccatcccCACCTccaacaccaacaccaacaccaaCCTCCTCCAGTCGCCAAAGAAACCCTAGAGTTTCCCTCACAG AAACCAAGCGCTTTCGGTGCCATCGGCGTCGGCAGCACGGTCAAGATTAGCTTCTGCACTTCTTGCTCTTACAA GGGGAATGCGGTAACAATGACGAAGATGTTGGAGGCTTCTTTTCCTGGAATCCATGTTGAACTTTCGAACTATCCCCCGCCCCTTCCAAAGCGTTTGGTCAGCAAGCTGGTTCCGGTTGCTCAAGTTGGAGTTTTTGGGATTATAATGGCGGGCGAGCAGATATTTCCTATGTTGGGGATTACGACACCTCCTGCTTGGTATTATTCTCTTCGTGCAAATAGATTTGGTACCATTGCATCCACTTGGCTTCTTGGCAATGCATTGCAGTCCTTCCTCCAAGGCACTGGTGCTTTCGAAGTTTACCTCAACGATGAATTG GTTTTCTCTAAGCTGAAGGAGGGAAGATTTCCGGGAGAGATTGAACTAAGAGATGCCATTGCGAGTAAGTTGGGTAGTTCAAGAATCACAGACTCGGCTTTATGGTCCTAG